A region of Bacteroidia bacterium DNA encodes the following proteins:
- a CDS encoding MlaD family protein, whose protein sequence is MKLTKEVRIGIIVTAALALLIFGFNFLKGRNIFSHPKTVYALYKHIDGLVEANPVQVNGFRIGRVQSIEMLPDTSGRILVTFVISDKNARIPKNSVAKIISSDLLGSKAIQIQFGNAANYIQDGDTMSAGTEDNLKDAVNKQIQPLKDKAENLISSIDSVMIVVQSVFNKGNTTNISRSVESIRKSLETFENTSKNLDELVVSEKGKMSVIFSNIESISSNLANNNKKLSNMMTNFSSISDSLAKSNLKSTINNADIALSNAAEIMKKINQGKGSLGMLVNNDTLYNKLQGSADQLNKLLEDMREHPKRYVHFSVFGGRDKSSSKK, encoded by the coding sequence TTGAAACTCACAAAGGAAGTAAGAATAGGAATCATTGTAACAGCAGCTTTAGCACTGCTTATTTTTGGATTTAATTTTTTAAAAGGGCGAAATATCTTTTCGCATCCAAAAACGGTATACGCTCTGTACAAACACATTGATGGACTCGTAGAAGCCAATCCAGTGCAGGTAAACGGATTTAGAATTGGCCGCGTGCAAAGCATCGAAATGTTGCCAGATACTTCTGGTCGGATTTTGGTAACGTTTGTCATCAGTGATAAAAACGCGCGCATTCCAAAAAATTCTGTAGCGAAAATTATTAGCTCCGATTTGCTTGGTTCTAAAGCTATTCAGATACAATTCGGAAATGCTGCCAACTATATTCAAGACGGCGATACGATGAGTGCTGGAACGGAAGATAATTTGAAAGATGCCGTTAATAAACAAATACAGCCGTTGAAAGACAAAGCGGAGAATTTAATTTCTTCTATTGATTCGGTAATGATAGTGGTGCAATCTGTTTTTAATAAAGGCAATACAACCAATATTTCCAGAAGTGTGGAAAGTATTCGTAAATCGCTCGAGACATTTGAAAATACTTCTAAAAATTTAGATGAACTTGTGGTTTCTGAAAAAGGAAAAATGTCTGTTATCTTCAGTAACATCGAATCCATTTCTTCGAATTTGGCAAACAACAATAAAAAATTATCGAACATGATGACAAATTTTTCGTCTATCAGCGATTCTTTGGCAAAATCAAATCTGAAAAGTACCATCAACAACGCGGATATTGCGTTGAGTAATGCTGCGGAAATCATGAAAAAAATAAATCAAGGAAAAGGAAGTTTGGGTATGTTAGTGAATAACGACACGCTTTACAATAAATTACAAGGTTCTGCCGATCAATTAAATAAATTATTGGAAGATATGCGCGAACATCCGAAACGTTACGTACATTTTTCTGTTTTCGGCG